The Canis lupus dingo isolate Sandy chromosome 26, ASM325472v2, whole genome shotgun sequence genome has a segment encoding these proteins:
- the LOC125753731 gene encoding protocadherin-15-like yields MPFPSSTIEAHKQAHVDGSLRNNQPKSARKFTLMSEEDAFSLHSTLYKEAVDPRPTNSDFLLRTDFIDSFLPKTQARSKSLRGPREMFQRIWHQPVCFPQRPVWELPRRPETLELEPRRSRRPEGGKESPGTPPNQRGSRNPLPAAGESSVPETGEARPGQPLLPRGAQHVESLSSDSSFLSPSSHSSYSTLTTVSRTVELQAEPDVIISPADCSLELSPSMPCILNSPVFRREMPTCLLTVEAGRNIFEILPKPPNISPPPAPPPPPPPLPPPPPFLPLSTPPSPPSSSPSPLLPSLPSLPPPSPPLPSPLSPPSWAASTTCVCVPVVKHTVSVTPTEDVEPSVAQLPASTSVCDTDPQKQPKGILKHIKNLADLEKSVANMYSQIEKNFPATHSWKLETSCPPERENVDVTSQQPQGNLHSFAEETENQSHSQSTSL; encoded by the coding sequence ATGCCTTTTCCTTCCAGCACTATTGAGGCTCACAAGCAGGCTCATGTAGATGGATCCCTTAGGAACAACCAGCCCAAGTCAGCAAGGAAGTTCACACTGATGTCTGAGGAGGACGCCTTCAGTCTCCACAGTACTCTTTATAAGGAAGCTGTAGATCCAAGACCAACAAACTCCGACTTTTTACTAAGAACAGATTTTATAGACTCATTTTTGCCCAAAACACAAGCCAGGAGTAAGTCCCTGAGGGGCCCAAGGGAAATGTTTCAGAGGATATGGCATCAGCCAGTGTGCTTCCCTCAGAGACCAGTGTGGGAACTTCCCAGGAGGCCAGAAACCCTAGAGCTGGAGCCACGGAGGAGCCGCAGGCCGGAAGGTGGGAAGGAAAGCCCTGGAACCCCTCCAAACCAGAGAGGTAGTAGGAACCCCCTGCCTGCAGCTGGAGAATCCAGTGTGCCCGAGACAGGAGAAGCAAGGCCAGGCCAGCCCCTGCTCCCACGTGGAGCACAGCATGTGGAATCTCTGTCTTCAGactcctcatttctctctccttcgtCTCACTCCTCCTACTCCACTTTGACAACTGTTTCGAGAACTGTGGAACTCCAGGCAGAACCTGATGTCATCATCTCTCCCGCGGACTGTTCTTTGGAACTTTCTCCTTCAATGCCCTGCATTTTAAATTCCCCGGTTTTTAGGAGAGAGATGCCCACATGTCTGTTGACAGTTGAAGCCGGAAGGAACATTTTCGAAATCCTTCCCAAACCACCAAACATCTCTCCTccgcctgcccctcctcctcctcctcctcctcttcctcctccacctccattTCTCCCACTTTCCACcccaccttctcctccctcttcttctccatcACCTCTTCTACCttcacttccctccctccccccaccatcccctcctcttccttctcctctgtcccctccgTCTTGGGCTGCATCCACTACGTGTGTCTGTGTACCAGTTGTGAAGCACACTGTCAGTGTGACACCTACCGAGGACGTGGAGCCCTCTGTCGCACAGCTACCAGCATCCACGAGCGTGTGTGACACAGACCCCCAGAAACAACCAAAGGGCATCCTCAAGCATATAAAAAACTTAGCGGACCTTGAAAAGTCAGTTGCTAACATGTACagtcaaatagaaaaaaactttCCAGCAACACACAGCTGGAAACTAGAGACAAGTTGCCctccagagagagaaaatgtggacGTGACGTCTCAACAACCCCAGGGGAATTTGCACAGTTTTGCCGAGGAAACGGAGAACCAATCTCACAGTCAATCTACTTCACTGTAA